ACACCATCTCCAACACCAACACCGACACCGACTCCATCTCCATCTCCATCTCCATCTCCATCTCCCACACCTAATCCCACACCAACACCATCTCCAACACCAACGCCGGAACCGACTCCCACACCGCCACCGAATCCCACACCGACACCAACGCCGGAACCAACTCCCACACCATTACCAACACCTTCACCGACACCAGCGCCAGAGAATATTTCTCCGGTGGCTGACAGCCTGAATGCTGCGGTTTTACCCAATAGTAAGATTCCCATCTCACTATCAGGAAGTGACTTTGATGGTACTATTGTTAGTTTTACAATTACCAGCTTACCGGATGCAGCCGATGGGATATTGCTGCTCAATGGTCAACCTGTACAGTTGAATCAGGTTTTAACCCCAGAAGAAGCGACACAACTGGAGTTCCAAGCTATAGGAACCTTTAATGGGGGTAGTTTTGGTTATACCGTTACGGATAATCAAGGAGCAACTGACTCCACTCCAGCTACGGTAACACTGATTCAGCCTTCGGTAAATCAACCTCCGACTGCTAATAATATCAACCTTACCTTAACTCCGAATAGTACCACACTTGTTTCTTTATCGGGACAAGATCCGGATGGAACAATCGCGACTATCACCATTACCAGCTTACCGGATGCAGCCGATGGGATATTGCTGCTCAATGGTCAACCTGTGGAGTTAAATCAGGTTTTAACGCCTGAAGAAGCTACACAACTGCAATTCCAATCTACAGGAACTTTTGATGGTAGCCAGTTTAACTACATTGTCACGGATAACCAAGGTTTAAGTTCGCCAGGAGTTGCTGTTGTTAGTTTAATTGCGCCTCTGGTAAATCAACCGCCTGTGGCGAATAATTTGAACGTTTCTATTACCCCTAATACCACTGTTCCTGTCAGCTTATCGGGGAGTGATCCTGATGGGACTGTCGCAAGTTTTACCATTACCAAACTGCCAGATCCGGCGGATGGGGTGCTGCTGCTTGATGGTCAACCTATAACATCCAACCAGGTTTTGACCCCTGAACAAGCCTCTCGCCTGCAATTTCAATCTACGGGTAGCTTTAATGGTAGTAGCTTTAGCTACACAGTAACAGATAATCAAGGTTTAACTTCAGCCGGAGCCGGAACCATAGGGTTGATCCTACCTCCCGTCAATCAACCTCCCATTCCCAATAACTTAAATACTCTGATTGTCCCGAATAGCACCGTAAATCTACCGAGTCTATCAGGGACAGATGCCGATGGAACCGTTGCCAATTATACAATTACTGCTTTACCAGATCCGGCTGATGGCTTGTTATTACTGAATGAAAACCCTGTCACCCTGAATCAAACTGTTACACCCGAACAAGCTTCTCAACTGCAATTCCAAGCAACAGATCAGTTTGACGGAGGTAGCTTTAGTTACACGGTTACGGATAATCAAGGGACAGTTTCAGTACAGGCGGCAACGGTGGATTTAGTTGTGGTGGATGTTAATCAACCTCCTACCGCCAATAACCTGAACGTTTCTTTCCTACCCAATAGTACCTCCTTTATTCCCCCGTTATCGGGGACTGATCCTGATGGTACGATCACGGGTTTTACGATTACGCAACTCCCCGATCCCGCCGATGGTGTGCTGCTGTTGAATGGAAAACCTATCGAACTCAACCAAATCCTCACACCAGAAGAAGCGGCTCAACTACAATTTCAATCTACAGGTTCTTCAAACGAGGTTGTTTTTGCTTATAAAACCATAGATAACGAAGGATTAATTTCTTCGACAGCAGCTACGGTGTCTTTAGTTCCTCTGGAGGTGAATCTGCCCCCAGTTGCCAATCCTGTGGATCTGCCTGTACAACCGAATAGCCTTGTTAAGGTGCCTCCGCTATCAGGAAACGATGCTGATGGTACAATTACGAGTATCACGATTACTCAACTCCCCGATCCGGCGGATGGGGTACTGCTGCTCAATGGTAAACCTGTAACCGTGAATCAGGTTTTGACCCCTGAAGAAGCGGCGCAACTGCAATTTCAATCCACAGGTAACTTTGATGGCGGTGGCTTTAGTTTTACAGTCACGGATGACAAAGGCGCAACCTCTCCAGCGACGACTTTAAACTTAAACTTTCAACCCATTCCCAATCAACCTCCGGTTGCTACGGATGAAAATCTGGAAAGCACTCCTAATACACCAATTACTTTTAATATTGCTGATCAGATCACTGACCCCGATGGCACGCTTAATTTAGCCACTGTGGATCTTGACCCCAATACTCCGGGTCAACAAAAAACCATTACTCTGGACAATCAAGGAACCTTTAAGGTTGATGATCAGGGCAATATTACCTTTACCCCAGTTCCAGGGTTTGCTGGAGTTGCAACCCTGAGTTATACGGTTGAGGATAATCAAGGTGCTACTTCAAATCCTGCCAAAGTTGGGGTGACGATTCCCAATCAACCCCCAGTTGCTGAAAATCTTAACCTTTCAGGAATTGTCAATACTTCTGATTCGGTGAAAATACCCAATTTGGTCGCAACGGATTTAACCGGAAGTATCGTTGGCTATAGTCTCACCAGCTTACCTAATTCTGAACAAGGAACCTTATTCTTAGGTCAAACCCCGATTACGGATCTGAGTCAGGTACAAGGACTCACCCCAGAACAAGCCCAAACCCTAGCCTTCGCTCCCAATCCTAACTTTGTAGGTTCCTTTGTTCTCAATTATCTGGCAACGGACAATTTCGGTGCTACTTCTAATCCAGCAACCCTAACCATTTCTGTAGTAGCTGCACCCATTCCCACGCCAGAACCCACGCCAGAACCCACACCCATTCCCACGCCAGAACCCACACCCATTCCCACACCCATTCCCACACCCANGGTTTAGAGTCACCCAATCCTACTTTCAGTATCCTGAATGGAACACAGGGCAATGATGTTGTCATCGGAGTCATTGCTAATCAAAGCATCTTTACCTTTGGTGGGGATGATTTGATTACAGCCTTTACAGGAAATGAAAATGTCTATGCTGGTGAAGGAAATGATACCGTTGATGCTTTATCCGGTAATGATTGGATTGAAGGAGGCGGGGGTGATGATTTACTTCGGGGTAGCTATGGCAATGATACCCTTCAGGGTCAAGAGGGGAATGATACTCTCTTAGCTGGAATTGATGATCCTGATGTTCCCCAAGACTTGGAAGGACGGGATTGGCTCAGTGGGGGTACTGGAGATGATTTTCTATCGGGTAACGAAAACAACGATACGCTGACGGCAGGAGAAGGCAACGATATCGGATATGGGGGTCAAAATGATGACCTAATTTTTGGAGATCACGGCAACGATACTCTCTATGGTGATGAGGGGAATGATACTGTGATTGGCAGTCCCACTGATGATGTTGTTAACGCAGACGAGGAACAGGATGTCCTCTATGGCTACACAGAGGACGATTTACTCCAAGGCGGTGTTGGCAACGATACGGTTTATGCTGGCCCTGGCAATGATTTTGTGTTTGGCGGTCAAGGTGACGATCTCCTCCGGGGTGAGTTGGGTACGGATACGATCTATGGAGATCAGGGTAATGACACCATCTTTGCCGATAATCTCAGTATTGGTATTGACACCGATGCTCTCAGTAACACTGGAGATGGGGCTGATGTAGTTTGGGGAGGAGCCGGAAATGATTGGATTTCTGGCAACCGCAACAACGACACCCTCATGGGCGGTGAGGGCGATGATACAGGATATGGCGGTGAGCAGGATGATATGCTCTATGGAGATGTTGGAAATGATCTCCTGTACGGTGATCAAGGTACGGATATTCTCTGCGGTGGTGATGGAGATGATACCCTCTATGGCGGTCTGGGCCAGAATAATACCGTTCATGATAGTTCAGCTAAAGATCAATTAAGTGGTGGTGCGGGTAACGATCTACTGTCGGCCAATGAGGGAGAGAATAAACTTTGTGGTGGCGATGGCAATGACACCCTCTACAGTGGACAACAAAATGATACCTTGAGTGGGGGGTCAGGGGATGATTGGTTGTTTGGGGATCTCGGTGATGATTTAATCAGTGGCGGCAGTGGTAGTGATCGCTTTGTTATGTCTGCTGAAACTGGGTTTGACCAAATTATTAATTTCCAAGTCGGAGAAGATATTTTAGTCTTGGCTAACGGTTTAACGTTTAATCAATTAACCCTCACCCAAGATGGAACTTCTACCTTAATTCGGGTAGGGGATAAATCCTTAGCCCGTCTTGCGGGTGTATCGGTAGATTTAATTACTCCGAATAGCTTTGAACTCTTAAGTTAAGCTATAAAGGAGCATTTCCAGCCTGGTACTCTTTGTGACTCGACATCCTGATTCCCAAAAGCTGATTTTCTCTTATCTGTTTGCATTCATCACAACCGTCTTAGTTGTGTTATGGACGCTCAGGGGCTTATCCTTTTTAGCTTTTATTCCGGGTTATGTGATTTGGATATTACTCATCCTCTCAATTGGTACTGGTGTTTTAAGTTCGGTGAGCCGCTAAATTTAGGCTCTATGCCCTACTATCTCCAGGATTGTAGCCATCACAAACATGGACGAGATCTCCCCTATTGCTGTAATATGGCATAAGGGGAATAATCTCACAAAAAATTTTCAAATGTTGTTGTAGACCATTAAGGAGAGGACATGACCCAAGTTATTCTGGGTGAAAATGAACAGCTAGAGTCAGCCTTAAGACGTTTTAAGCGTGAAGTTTCTAAGGCTGGCATTTTGGCGGACGTTAGAAAAAAACGTCACTTTGAAACCCCTCCAGAAAAGCGTAAGCGTAAAGCCATCGCTAACCAACGTCAAAGACGTGCTTTCCGCAAAAAACGGATGTTCTAGTTTTAGGGATTTTACAACCTAAAACCTCACTCTGAATGAACCGCGCCACAACTCCCGCTTGAGGCCCAATGGACAAAGCCGGGAGTAACGTCGCGGATTTTCGTTTTTTCCAGGTCTCTTTGATCTTGCATACCTTCATTCTAACTTGTGGATTCTGAATGTTGAGAGAGGGGAAGGTAATCGGAAATCGTCGCTCCATAATTGACTAACTTTTGCTGATCTTGTTCAGTAAAGCTTTCAGCGTCTAAACGATTCAAAGCCATTAAAGCACCCCAAAGTTGACCTTGGAAAAATAAAGGTATTGCTAAAGCGCTTTTAATTCCCCAGGCTTGTGCAGTATCTTGGCGAACTCGAGGATCTCCCTTGGTATTTTCGACTAAAACAGGACATGAACCTTTAAACACTATTCCCGGTAAACCGGATGTCGCTGCATTTGCTCGTTTTCCCACAACATCTGCTGCATATTTTCCTACGGCTGCCGCAAAGTAAACTTGCTCACCAGAAGATTCTGCCAGCATAACAACAACCGTTTCAGCTTGCAGTAATTCTTGAACTTGTTCAGCAATGGTTTGTAATGTTAGAGCTTGATTCATCATTCTTTCTCTGTGGAGACCCCCACTGAACCTGTAATCAGGTCAGTGGTGGGAGGAAACAGAGGGTGGGTTTTAGACTGCATATAAGTAACCATCCTTTTTGTGAATTATTGTGCAGTATTTGTAACTGATTCCTTGAACAATTGCCCCTTTCGAGGTGATATTGAAACTCCCGCTTGAACGAACAGCAATTCGTCCAAAATAGGTTCCAATTTTCTTTCCTTGAGTCACAACAGCTTTAATAATGTCCCCGGTCTGGAATCCTTTAACAAATTTAAAGCGAGGAACATAACGAGACGGAAACCCGTATTTATCGGTTCGACACATTTGCCTTGACCCATGACCTGTTGCCTGAATCAATAACGGTTGACGAGTTAAGATTTTTAAGGATTCAACTTTTCCCACACAAGCTGCATCTAACCAGTGTCAGTGGGGGTTGTTTACTGCTTAGGAGTTAGTGTTCATGGCATCTCCCACAATAACATTAAGTTGAGCACCAATCAACATAATCAATGAACTGATTTGCAGCCAAAGTAATAAGACAACGAAACCGCCAATTGTGCCATAGGTAATATTAAAATTACCAAAATGGTAAACATACCAGCGAAATAAATTAGACACAAATGCCCAAAATACAGCCGCTAAAATCGCTCCCGGCATCAACGGAGTTCCGGGTTCTCGGTAACTGGGTGCATAACGATAAATAAACGCATAGTTTGTGGAAACAATTCCTAACGTTATCGGCCAGCGAAATTGTTTCCAGGTTTCTAATAAAGTTGATTCTAATAAACAACTTTGTACTGGAGGTTTGATCATACAAATTGCTAAATCCTCTAAAGCACAATTACCAACCGTCTCAAGCATACAACTTTGCCGAGCCATTCCTTCAACAATCAAGTCACTAATTAAGACTAATGCTGATGCCAAAATTAATAATAATAGAGTCCCTAATGCTAAAGCTAAGGCAATTAATTTATTTTTCCAAAAAGGTCGAAGATGATCCTTTTTAACGCGATGAATATGATTTAATGCGTCCATCGCTGCACCAATAACACCTGAAAAAATCCACAAAGAAACCAGAAAACTAAACGAGAGTAAACTAGAACTAGGCGTGAGGGATAATTGATCAATGCCATTTCCAATTAAATCCTGTACCTCTTCCGGGACAATCTGACTCAGTAAGATTGCCATTTGATAGAGTTCAGTTTGTACTAATTGAAATGAACTAATAGCAATTAATAAAGCTAATACGGCTGGAAATAAAGCGAGGGTAGCATGATAAGCCATTTCCGCCGCAAAACCTGGTAATCGTTGTTCTAGGCTGGCTTGAATTAGCTGTTTGAAGGTTCTGCGATTCAAATACAGAAAAAAACAGCAAAAACGCATCATTCGCCGATGAATCCTTTTGAGTCCTTTGATTAGGATAGGAAACAAGGCAATTAATAGATCAGCGACG
The sequence above is a segment of the Planktothrix tepida PCC 9214 genome. Coding sequences within it:
- a CDS encoding DUF4347 domain-containing protein, which gives rise to MSSNHNSIHNSHKTLVVIDSQVENYETLLQGIDPNAEVVVLDPNQDGIYQITSILSNSNNIGSLQIIAHGSSGSIQLGNTILDNQTLNQYTAQFQEWQTGLTENADILLYSCNTASGSLGQSFVTNLSQLTQADIAASENLTGATQFGGDWNLEYATGTIDTSLAIQTQTLSNYDGVLLNTLVDESFNNSTLTPQPPGSASPTINWLYGNNTKGSADVVADPSLLNTQFFPYLTARTIRAPQQTTGAIPGIPSSGVTADPDGTGALRLTSATTNQSGFVIYNQPVSSTSGLTILFDYYSYGGTADATGNRGDGLSFFLIDGSKSPTKAGAFGGSLGYAQNRSNNTDGIAGGYIGIGFDEYGNFATEVRSSDSATIRVGASPLAGAAKKTSVPDSITIRGREILSGAGVQDRNQSYPWINTYNTLAGGITSIDGPNGATKRTDAGVERKVGIQLSKDGKLSLFFDADADGIGDAGEYVFQNLDIKAANGGIVPATFKFGFAASTGGTTNIHEITNTKVLSLGSPPVVDLNGSTIGTDYTTTFTEGNSPVNIASNIVGNLATVSDPDGNDIISLTLQISGILNGASEVLTIGGTEFPQNANKTATITVGSTSFNVAYDDTQKEIKVTKSDNSNILTADLQSLLQGITYKNTSENPTAGDRKINVFANDGVNVSNTAVSTITVVPVNDPPVIDLDSSQPGTNYTTTFTENSAGVAIANSDISITDLDDTNIENAVITLTNAQTADNLTLPTFPTGISGTIDTSVAGQITVNLTGSSSLSNYQTAIKGIQFSNNSSNPDLTPRNISVVVNDGENDSNIAQTTININPTPTPTPSPTPSPTPTPTPTPTPSPTPSPTPSPTPTPTPTPSPSPSPSPSPTPNPTPTPSPTPTPEPTPTPPPNPTPTPTPEPTPTPLPTPSPTPAPENISPVADSLNAAVLPNSKIPISLSGSDFDGTIVSFTITSLPDAADGILLLNGQPVQLNQVLTPEEATQLEFQAIGTFNGGSFGYTVTDNQGATDSTPATVTLIQPSVNQPPTANNINLTLTPNSTTLVSLSGQDPDGTIATITITSLPDAADGILLLNGQPVELNQVLTPEEATQLQFQSTGTFDGSQFNYIVTDNQGLSSPGVAVVSLIAPLVNQPPVANNLNVSITPNTTVPVSLSGSDPDGTVASFTITKLPDPADGVLLLDGQPITSNQVLTPEQASRLQFQSTGSFNGSSFSYTVTDNQGLTSAGAGTIGLILPPVNQPPIPNNLNTLIVPNSTVNLPSLSGTDADGTVANYTITALPDPADGLLLLNENPVTLNQTVTPEQASQLQFQATDQFDGGSFSYTVTDNQGTVSVQAATVDLVVVDVNQPPTANNLNVSFLPNSTSFIPPLSGTDPDGTITGFTITQLPDPADGVLLLNGKPIELNQILTPEEAAQLQFQSTGSSNEVVFAYKTIDNEGLISSTAATVSLVPLEVNLPPVANPVDLPVQPNSLVKVPPLSGNDADGTITSITITQLPDPADGVLLLNGKPVTVNQVLTPEEAAQLQFQSTGNFDGGGFSFTVTDDKGATSPATTLNLNFQPIPNQPPVATDENLESTPNTPITFNIADQITDPDGTLNLATVDLDPNTPGQQKTITLDNQGTFKVDDQGNITFTPVPGFAGVATLSYTVEDNQGATSNPAKVGVTIPNQPPVAENLNLSGIVNTSDSVKIPNLVATDLTGSIVGYSLTSLPNSEQGTLFLGQTPITDLSQVQGLTPEQAQTLAFAPNPNFVGSFVLNYLATDNFGATSNPATLTISVVAAPIPTPEPTPEPTPIPTPEPTPIPTPIPTPXV
- a CDS encoding calcium-binding protein — translated: MITAFTGNENVYAGEGNDTVDALSGNDWIEGGGGDDLLRGSYGNDTLQGQEGNDTLLAGIDDPDVPQDLEGRDWLSGGTGDDFLSGNENNDTLTAGEGNDIGYGGQNDDLIFGDHGNDTLYGDEGNDTVIGSPTDDVVNADEEQDVLYGYTEDDLLQGGVGNDTVYAGPGNDFVFGGQGDDLLRGELGTDTIYGDQGNDTIFADNLSIGIDTDALSNTGDGADVVWGGAGNDWISGNRNNDTLMGGEGDDTGYGGEQDDMLYGDVGNDLLYGDQGTDILCGGDGDDTLYGGLGQNNTVHDSSAKDQLSGGAGNDLLSANEGENKLCGGDGNDTLYSGQQNDTLSGGSGDDWLFGDLGDDLISGGSGSDRFVMSAETGFDQIINFQVGEDILVLANGLTFNQLTLTQDGTSTLIRVGDKSLARLAGVSVDLITPNSFELLS
- the rpsU gene encoding 30S ribosomal protein S21; translation: MTQVILGENEQLESALRRFKREVSKAGILADVRKKRHFETPPEKRKRKAIANQRQRRAFRKKRMF
- a CDS encoding GAF domain-containing protein, whose protein sequence is MMNQALTLQTIAEQVQELLQAETVVVMLAESSGEQVYFAAAVGKYAADVVGKRANAATSGLPGIVFKGSCPVLVENTKGDPRVRQDTAQAWGIKSALAIPLFFQGQLWGALMALNRLDAESFTEQDQQKLVNYGATISDYLPLSQHSESTS
- a CDS encoding YihY/virulence factor BrkB family protein; this encodes MASFFRFWRHLKWVKWQPCSVHTHLVKLIADSADCVADLLIALFPILIKGLKRIHRRMMRFCCFFLYLNRRTFKQLIQASLEQRLPGFAAEMAYHATLALFPAVLALLIAISSFQLVQTELYQMAILLSQIVPEEVQDLIGNGIDQLSLTPSSSLLSFSFLVSLWIFSGVIGAAMDALNHIHRVKKDHLRPFWKNKLIALALALGTLLLLILASALVLISDLIVEGMARQSCMLETVGNCALEDLAICMIKPPVQSCLLESTLLETWKQFRWPITLGIVSTNYAFIYRYAPSYREPGTPLMPGAILAAVFWAFVSNLFRWYVYHFGNFNITYGTIGGFVVLLLWLQISSLIMLIGAQLNVIVGDAMNTNS